In the Desulfurispira natronophila genome, CTGGAACAACTAAAAACCAATAATCTTTACTACAACATTAACCCCCAACAAATAAACCTTGACTGCCTGGATACTACTCAGGAGCTTGAGTTATGCAAAAGCCTTTGCCGTTTCCCCGAGGTTATACAACAGGCTGCATCGACTAGAGAGCCTCATCGCATCCCACACTACTTGAATGAGGTTGCATCTGCGTTCCACAGCTTCTATAATGTTTGCCACGTCATGGGGGCTCCCGACGATAAAAGACTTAAAGCACGTACCTTGCTGGTTGAGGCCACTGCACAGGTAGTACGTAACGGTTTGGAAGTGATTGGCGTTAGCGCCCCTCAAAAAATGTAAACGTGATATCACAGTCCTTTTTTGATTTAACATGTTTTAGCGAAATAACCTATTGTCCCAAAATGACAATCTGTATTTTTGGGCACTTAGAGATGCCTTGCAGCTTACAGAGACCATAACATTACGGAAAAGGAGGTCGGGGTGGACCAGTTTGGAACCGGAACCCGTGCCACAAAAGGGAAAAAAGAGCAGCGCGCCAGCAAGGGCAATAACCAGACATTTGTGACTTTAATTGTATTTATAGTTGGCCTTACTCTGGTATTTGCCCTTGGAGTAATGGCTGGTCGCATGCTTCTTGGCTCCAAGGACATGGAACAGCGAATCTCTGTACTCCAACCAGATACTACAGAGACAACGGTTACTACATCGTTGCAACCTGCACAATCACCAACAGCTCCTACGGCTCCTTCAGCTCCAGAATTACAGTTTTCTGATGTTCCACAAATACCAGATGGTCAAACAGCAACAGAGGCACAGGAAGCTGCCGAGCAAGCCAGCGAGGCACGTGAACAGCAACTTGAACTGCTGGATGAAGCTAAGCAACGAACTGGAGTTACCCCGCCCACTCCTCCTGCAC is a window encoding:
- a CDS encoding SPOR domain-containing protein produces the protein MDQFGTGTRATKGKKEQRASKGNNQTFVTLIVFIVGLTLVFALGVMAGRMLLGSKDMEQRISVLQPDTTETTVTTSLQPAQSPTAPTAPSAPELQFSDVPQIPDGQTATEAQEAAEQASEAREQQLELLDEAKQRTGVTPPTPPAQPEASEPSSPSAPEVAKTQEQPTETAPDEKEASIKRDLEPGTFTVQIAALRDEDAAIAQVNKLRQRGYDAYYMVSDLDERGVWYRVRIGEYETLEQARESSDIVKDQEQLYPFPIEVN